The Triticum aestivum cultivar Chinese Spring chromosome 3A, IWGSC CS RefSeq v2.1, whole genome shotgun sequence genome includes a region encoding these proteins:
- the LOC123063024 gene encoding thioredoxin F, chloroplastic, with protein sequence MALRLSVSSPQSTASSPAISSCRPAACGRFLACVAASQKRSLMVVSGADARAVAPVKSGGLETATTGADEVEAPTAAVAVTGQVTEVCKDTFWPIVKAAGEKPVVLDMYTQWCGPCKVMAPKFQEMSEKDHDVVFLKLDCNQDNRPLAKELGIRVVPTFKIFKDGKVAKEVTGAKIDELARAIEEVKSS encoded by the exons ATGGCGTTACGCCTCTCCGTCTCCTCGCCGCAGAGCACGGCCTCGTCGCCGGCCATCTCCTCATGCCGCCCCGCCGCCTGCGGCCGCTTCCTGGCCTGCGTGGCGGCTTCTCAGAAGAGGAGCCTGATGGTGGTGTCTGGCGCTGACGCGAGGGCAGTGGCTCCGGTGAAGTCGGGCGGCTTGGAGACGGCCACGACGGGAGCTGACGAGGTGGAAGCGCCCACAGCGGCGGTGGCGGTGACCGGGCAGGTCACCGAGGTCTGCAAGGACACCTTCTGGCCAATTGTCAAGGCAGCAGGGGAGAAGCCCGTCGTCCTCGACATGTACACCCAATG GTGCGGCCCTTGCAAAGTTATGGCACCAAAATTCCAGGAGATGTCTGAGAAGGACCACGACGTCGTATTCCTCAAGCTCGATTGCAATCAAGACAACAGG CCACTTGCAAAGGAGCTTGGTATAAGGGTTGTACCAACATTCAAGATTTTCAAGGATGGGAAGGTTGCAAAGGAGGTCACTGGTGCGAAGATTGATGAATTAGCGCGTGCCATTGAGGAAGTGAAGTCAAGCTGA
- the LOC123063023 gene encoding uncharacterized protein: MATTAAAAALSCSCSPSPSPSSTLLLRRTVSAFHRRPAHAGTRRPRLAPLHVVDDSKEVETRSETDRLVDGLNFGELCNDFECISSPYVESTARQIARDILEIRQDNRALSCYAVAVKYKDPLRSFVGREKYKRPLWITEALEKPIVTVQEMSMQSTSSLTIKWTLRGKPKNAFFAAAGGELVVRVDSQFILNQISGQVLEHFESWDLSASSPLAQAYFWFSRRVYSTVEAGKDTIEAAKGLASRLNKDDNIEVYPDPLGDPTKFFTRPDDLNQDVVQIGLFLAVLYFIVQFLKTTL; the protein is encoded by the exons GTCCCCTTCCTCCACGCTCCTCCTCCGGCGAACCGTCTCCGCCTTCCACCGCCGACCTGCCCATGCCGGCACCCGCCGCCCCCGCCTCGCCCCCTTGCACG TGGTGGACGACTCCAAGGAGGTGGAGACGAGGTCGGAGACGGACAGGCTGGTGGACGGCCTGAACTTCGGGGAGCTGTGCAACGACTTCGAGTGCATAAGCAGCCCGTACGTGGAGTCCACGGCCAGGCAGATCGCCAGGGACATCCTCGAGATCCGCCAGGACAACCGCGCCCTCAGCTGCTACGCCGTCGCCGTCAAGTACAAG GATCCTCTCAGGTCATTTGTTGGGCGTGAGAAGTACAAGAGGCCATTGTGGATCACCGAGGCCCTAGAAAAACCTATAGTG ACAGTCCAGGAAATGTCAATGCAATCCACAAGCAGTCTGACCATCAAGTGGACACTGAGGGGGAAACCCAAGAACGCCTTCTTCGCGGCCGCGGGAGGGGAGCTGGTCGTCCGTGTCGACTCGCAGTTCATCCTAAACCAGATCAGCGGGCAGGTGCTGGAGCACTTTGAGTCGTGGGACCTCTCTGCGTCGTCCCCTCTCGCCCAGGCCTACTTCTGGTTTTCCAGGAGGGTTTACTCCACCGTGGAGGCCGGCAAGGACACGATCGAGGCCGCCAAGGGCTTGGCGTCCCGGCTGAACAAGGACGATAATATTGAGGTCTATCCCGACCCTCTGGGAGATCCGACGAAG TTCTTTACGAGGCCTGATGATCTGAACCAGGACGTGGTTCAGATTGGGCTCTTCCTGGCCGTTCTCTACTTCATTGTACAGTTCCTGAAAACGACTCTGTGA
- the LOC123063022 gene encoding putative pentatricopeptide repeat-containing protein At5g37570: MAARPNRSPRLDHLSRVLASDHPPPPAAAVHARLIRAHGDTPPPVIRSLLNHAIRRLSKPRPHAALRLLLLMPRLPVSPDHFTVPFALNAAASLGLLRLGASLHSVALRLALAPTCLPVANALVALYAKCDDLPAAHAALADIPVPDAVSFNSLLCTHARLASVPAAESLFTSMPSRTQVSWNAMVVVYVNAGDFASAHRVFDEMPTRDSSSWSVLIIGYCKSGSMQSARELFDKMPGKNLVTWTAMINGYAQCGRPKEALALFRELEAAGIEPDAATMVGVISSASQIGSTALAGWVGTYVDRKRIERNEKVLTALVDMHAKCGNVEQALNAFREIEQPDAYPYTALISGLATHGHAKLALQVFERMQAQAVKPDPITFVGVLTACSHAGLVDRGLDYWEAMVHEYGMNRRADHYACVVDMLGRAGRLEEAFEMVQTMPMGPHPGALGALLSACKTHDNAEIAEVVANKLFELEPRNTGNYILLSSIYAGRGQWEEAERVRSLMKTKLPFKQPGSSWF; encoded by the coding sequence ATGGCGGCCCGCCCAAACCGCAGTCCGCGCCTCGACCACCTCTCCCGCGTCCTCGCCTCCGACCACCCGCCCCCGCCGGCGGCCGCCGTGCACGCGCGCCTCATCCGCGCGCACGGCGACACCCCTCCCCCCGTCATCCGCTCGCTCCTCAACCATGCCATCCGCCGCCTGTCCAAGCCGCGCCCCCACGCCGCGCTGCGCCTGCTCCTCCTCATGCCGCGCCTGCCCGTCTCCCCCGACCACTTCACCGTCCCCTTCGCGCTCAACGCCGCCGCGTCCCTCGGCCTCCTCCGGCTCGGCGCGTCCCTGCACTCcgtcgcgctccgcctcgcgctcgCCCCCACCTGCCTCCCCGTCGCCAACGCCCTCGTCGCCCTCTACGCCAAGTGCGACGACCTCCCCGCCGCGCACGCCGCGCTCGCCGACATCCCGGTGCCCGACGCCGTCTCGTTCAACTCTCTCCTCTGCACGCACGCCCGCCTCGCCTCCGTGCCCGCCGCCGAGTCGCTCTTCACCTCCATGCCCTCCAGAACCCAGGTCTCCTGGAACGCCATGGTGGTCGTCTACGTCAATGCCGGTGACTTCGCCTCTGCTCACcgggtgtttgatgaaatgcctacGAGGGATTCCTCTTCCTGGTCTGTGTTGATTATTGGATACTGCAAAAGCGGGTCAATGCAGAGCGCCCGGGAGCTGTTCGATAAAATGCCAGGGAAGAATCTTGTGACATGGACAGCAATGATAAATGGGTATGCTCAATGTGGGCGGCCTAAGGAGGCACTAGCATTGTTTAGGGAACTGGAGGCTGCTGGGATTGAGCCAGATGCAGCCACCATGGTCGGAGTTATCTCCTCTGCTTCccagataggtagcacagcattaGCTGGGTGGGTTGGAACCTACGTTGACAGGAAGAGGATTGAAAGGAATGAGAAGGTGCTTACAGCACTGGTAGATATGCATGCCAAGTGCGGGAATGTCGAGCAGGCTCTCAATGCTTTTAGGGAGATTGAACAGCCGGATGCATACCCTTACACTGCACTTATTAGTGGGCTGGCGACTCATGGGCACGCAAAGCTGGCACTTCAAGTGTTTGAACGGATGCAAGCTCAGGCAGTTAAACCTGATCCGATCACTTTCGTCGGTGTGCTTACTGCGTGCAGCCATGCAGGGCTTGTTGATAGAGGGTTGGACTATTGGGAAGCAATGGTGCATGAGTATGGGATGAACCGTCGGGCAGATCACTATGCCTGTGTTGTCGACATGCTTGGTCGTGCAGGGAGGCTTGAGGAGGCTTTTGAGATGGTCCAAACAATGCCGATGGGCCCCCATCCAGGTGCTCTTGGCGCCCTGCTGAGTGCGTGCAAGACACACGACAATGCTGAGATTGCTGAAGTTGTTGCAAATAAGCTTTTTGAGTTGGAACCTCGAAATACTGGGAACTATATACTGCTGTCGAGTATATATGCTGGGAGAGGACAATGGGAGGAGGCAGAAAGAGTTCGGTCGCTGATGAAAACAAAATTACCTTTCAAACAGCCAGGGTCTAGTTGGTTTTAG